CAATCTGCATATATTACACATATTGAAATTGAAgtgattcaatttaaaaaatttcaaattgcATGTTGAAAAAGTACACTTATTTACTAAGTCACCCAGTGCCTGATCATACACCCACATGTAGATATACAATACAAGTTACTTTTCATGTTGTTTACAATCATTTCCTCGTGgctctgaaagcattttaagaaaATTTACAATTTCtgtgcatttaaaaatgtaccGTCTGTGCTTTTTATTTACATGGGGTACAACAAAAATCCAGAAAACGTAGAGTGGACGTACTGCCCCGCGTATAGTCCGGCGGCCTGCTCTGATGGGAGCTGAATGTGGACCGTGTCTCCTTCTCTCAGCAGGAGGACCGCGCTCCCCGAGGCCTGGTCCAAGGAGCCTTTTTTGCACTCATCGTAAGTGTACATTACCGGCTCATAATTCTTCATCAGTGCCACCCAAACATTCCCGCCCTTGCAATGAACATGATAAGCAATGTAGTACACCCCTGAGGTGCTACAAGTCATCATCCCTGTAGCTGGATTGTAGTCTTGGTTCCCGTTGTACAATAACTGGTCAAACACGACCGGTGAGCCAACGAGAGGAAAGGGGTTGGTGAGCTTGGCAGTAAAGGCGGGCATTTCCAGACCCATCCCCCCAAAACCACCTCCACTCATTGGTTGCTTTTGGCCCCTGTAGGGCCCGCTCACAGGAAGAATTTTACCCAGGTCAGGGGATAGCGCAGGTATTCCCGGTGGACCAGGAGGTCCCGGTTGCCCTGCTCTTCCAGGAAGTCCAGGAGGCCCGCTGGGACCGGGACTACCTTGAGGACCAACCTCACCAGCTGGCCCTCTGTTACCATCCCCAGGATGACCGGGTTTTCCTGGAGAGCCTGTTTCGCCTTTTCGACCCGGCATTCCAGGGGGGCCAATTGGTCCGCCAGGTCCCCCCAGTCCTGGAATACCTTGTGGTCCTTGATGGCCTTTCTCTCCGGGATGCCCGCTGTCTCCTTTTGTGCCAGGTATTCCTTGAGTTCCAGGAGCACCAGGTAAGCCCTTAACACCAGATTCACCTTTGGGGCCGACGGGCCCCTGAAACCCTCTTGGTCCCGTGAGTCCACCCCCTCCTGGTTTTCCAATCAGACCCGGAAGTCCTGAAAGCCCAATATCACCCTTTGTTCCTGGAATCCCTTTGAGacccttttcaccattttctcCTTTTGGCCCAGGAAAGCCGAGACTACCTGGAAATCCGATTGCTCCCGGTGGACCTGGTGTTCCGCTCAGACCAGTTACACCAATCACTCCTGGTGGTCCTGTGACACCTTTGTCACCCTTTGGCCCCATTGGCCCAGGAAGACCCGTGTGTCCTTTTTCACCATGAGGTCCTGGAAATCCTGGCTTTCCATAACCCGGCAAGCCAGTGCTCCCTGGTAAACCAATAGGACCGTGTTCTCCTTTCTCTCCTGATTTCCCAGGCGGTCCTTTGGAACCATCCGCTCCAGGTTTTCCAATTCCTGGCATACCTGTTGGACCTGGGGGACCTCTTTCACCATTCAAACCTACTGAACCTGGCTCTCCTGGAAAGCCAGGTTTTCCAGGTAGCCCCGGCTGTCCAGGAAGACCGTTCATACCAGGCTTCCCTATACCCTGGACCCCAACAATTCCAGGTGAACCCGGTGGTCCACTTGGTCCTCTTAAACCAGGAAGTCCAGGAAGTTGAAGGCCTTTCTCTCCCTTGGGGCCAGGCGGACCAGGTGGTCCAAACAGCCCCTTTTGACCAGGCTCCCCATGAGCACCTGGAGGTCCTGGCAGTCCTTGACCTCCTGGTCTTGACATTCCAGGGAGACCTGTGGGTCCTGGAAACCCCGGTGGACCAGGAGGACCAGTTGGTCCTTCTACCCCTCTGAGACCAGAATCGCCTTGAGGTCCTTGGAATCCAGGCCCTCCAGGTTTTCCTGGCAATCCTGGCACACCAGGCTTTCCAATGCCTGGGTAGCCCTGAGGACCGGGGGGGCCAGGCTTACCAGGTAACCCTGGCATACCCTGGCCTGGAATCCCGGGAGGTCCATGTGGTCCTGCTGGTCCTGGAGGTCCTTGAATTCCCTGGGCTCCTTCCCGTTGGCCTTCAAACCCTGCACCAAAAGGAGGTGGTCCTTTAGATACCCTCGGATAAGTATGTCCTGCCAACACAATTGTACAAAGTAAAAGATGGAGTTGGACCAAAAATACCAAACCATTAAAAGCTAAAACACttcaaaccagggttggggtcaattataattgtacttGTAACTGATcattaattaaaattgtaacAAACATTGTCatgttaattgaaaaaaaaatctgttgctcttgttgaattgtaattgagttcagataattggctttgtaattctataaaaactgacagaaaaaagcctcagaccacaacaaaaatattaataccagtattttttattgattagaaagccaaacaatgtaaccaagggacaaaaaaaaaaaaaaaattagatataaaatatattttactgtattttacataACTCATTATCATACGAAATGCAAATACAAGAGGACGGCTACGTTTTAtgagcttatttattaaaggctcagtaattgggattaattgtaattaaactttagtcattgaggacacaattataatttacttttAGAGGAATCAATACTTTTAATTCTAATTGGaataatgctggtcactgtcatctttctttctgtctttttttttttaagtcaattgcaaataatataataaattaatgcCACAAAATTAAGTCCATGTCATAATATCAACTCATAATGAACTGGTGATGTATTACTTCATGGTTTTGAGCAATGAACAAAAACCATGTAGAATTTAGCTTTTCATCACTTTTGAGTACTTTACTTTAACAGTTAAATACAGTTTGTGCACCTTTTCCAGGGTTTAATGGCCTTTCTTTGCCCTTTTGCAAAAGCAGCTGAGGAAACTCGTTTCCGTACTGAGGCAGCGGTCGTACGTCCTTGCTGTAAGGTAGGTGAGACATCTCGTTTCCTGCAAACTGCTGCTGAGGGAAGGCTTTGTTGTGTTGAGGCAAGGGCTGAACCGGGGAAGAGGGCTGTTTGGGTCCATAATACGCTCCACCTTGAGCCAAGTGAAGCAAACACAGGTGGGATAGTGCTGCCAGCTGATAGAGGAAATGAAGGGGTGCCGCCCCCATGTTCTGCAAACAAGCAGAACAAAGACATAATTCGTGTAAATAAAAAGTTACAGAACATTTCCACTGTCAACACTAAACACATCAAAACACTGGAAACTACTTGCATGTGTTGTGCAGTTGAGCagatggggagagatttgtctataaaactaaatatcCACATTTTTACAcgttttattatttgtgtttgtatttttcattaattatcATGTTTAAATCTTCAATTGCGCTTCGGAATTGCGCAAAGTGTGTTTGTGGATCTGATTCATTTTGAAGACAAACATAACGCAGCTTCACTCACATTCTCACACAGAACAGTTGacccacgtgtgtgtgtgtaaaccacCACCCCTCCACTAGGGAGCAGTATTCAAGTCTCTGCTGAAGATTAATTCCAtttaccaaaacaaaaacagatactacaattatatttaataacATCATTGGTATTTACTGCACTGAATCGCCTCCTATTGATCATAGTACAATACTTAACTACTTAACTACTTTGTATGGATTTTTATTAGTGATACAATTTAAAAACTTCACTCTAATGTACTATAGAACTgtatttctcaaatggaggtacttgagagagagggagaggaaaattaacaaatgaaagcaattGAAATACGTGCCTTTATAcagtgtatttttaaataaaaacaataacactaccaagtcaaattcttTGTGCGgtcttaaaaactgtacttgacaaataaaacatttctgattacGATTCTAAATATTACTAGCAACagaccaaacaacaacaaagacaaaaatatactgaatgatataaacaatgacaaaatacaccaaCTGGCACCATAAACGCACAAGAGGAGACAAAATTACTTTCTATTACAACgcaacactcaaaatgacaaacacacactaaatgaaataaaatacacaaaaataacagagaacaaatacaaaatgaaacacacagagaaacaaatttaaacaatacgaaaaacacacaaaataaaacaaaaacatactcatacaaaaagaacaaacaccaacacaatacacaaaatgatataaatTAGCTTAACTACAACGTAAACTCAAAatagtcttggtcccacatgactgtaaatgatacaaactatagaaattaatccattcaggagccactacatacagtttcattccacttactTACAAAatcagattctttaaaatgtgtgttgtcagttattcattccatcattatgctctatagttgtaaACGTTGTAGTCAGACAGAGGGGGAAGTTACTTggcttcagaaaaaaaaaaaaaaaaaaaagtatacttGAGCCATAACAGTTTGAcaaccactgctgtagactaATGAAACTTTATCCAACCATCAAATGGATTTGTTGATCATAATACAACAGTTGGTTTCTCAGAATCCATTAACACTAAAACATAATAAGAAGGTCTTTATTTCCTCACATTTGTCAGTACTTGAGGTGCAGTCTGTCTGAATACTTTATTGGTACATTAGTGTTTGATTCTGTGTGGTGAGGATTCTAAGTTTAATGACTATACACTACcatttatttagacaaactGGTGGTATCCTGCCTTCCTTAGCTGCATTAACGAAATTAACTTAATGTTTTATCACTAAACAGACATgcagcccttggtctaatttcatgcggcccccaaagtaaacatacaaaatgacagaaaaaacaaaacaaaagcatacattaaataatatgaataagaatacattaaagaattacaacattgcaggaaacaagtaaaagacaagagacaAACACTGAAAATTCtcccaaaaatgcacacaactacaacaaaaatgaacaaaacaacaataatacacaaaatgactgacaaCATATACAATtaccaaaaatgactaaaaaagtacacataaacacaagaaaaacataaaaaaatgactcaaacacgCAAAAcgaaaacagaaatacataaaaatgaccccaaaaaaatcTTGAACTTTATTactatatatgttaaaaaaaacttggcTAAAAACTGTTTCAAAATTAAAAGCGCACGCCAACTTATCCACAAACTCTGCTCAATCCTCAAGCACAATTGTAGATTTACGCCCAATAAtttatgataaatacacacacacgtctccccataaatgtcagcattttcactgtaataaaatataaacggtTTCTTCTGAATAACCAACACACATCATAGACACCAGCATCACTACTAATATAAtggaaaatgaaatactgtctctttttaatatttgtctcttttctaatattttatacCCATGCACTTTTATACTGATTCACTTTTTATCCCGACAGAATTTTAGCGTACCTGATGTTCTTATGGTGATTGTGTCTGTTTACCTTGAATCTTTTAAGTGTAGctatatgttgttgggaggggcATGTGCAATTTCATTGTACTTTTTAACGCAAATCCTGTATTTTTGAAGGCACTCATTTTGAGCAAGCTCAATTCCCAGATCAACTGTAACTACAATCACAacgtaaaaacaaacacactgcaAAAACTATATTTTCTTTGAATGTCAATCCTGAACCTGAAACATCTCGATCACATGAACTGGAAATCTATAATATATCTACAACATACGCCTGTAGAAGCTACATCTCACACAAATATGAACTAAACCCACAGAACAATCACAGGAGAACACTGCAGTTAAAATACATTCTAATAGAGCTATACTGATGATCAGGAGCAgaactcattttattttcctttaagtGATTTATTAAGGGGAAAATTTAAGACTGTGGACCTTTTTAATCTGGTAATCAGTGAATTAAATACACTTGAGATTGATTGAAGAAGGCCGTAAAATCCAATTATTAAAGCCTACTTAATAGCAAACAAGAAAAACTAAATCTACTGGAATGTTTGCCAACATTAAGTCTTGGTAATCTCACCACTTCataaaaaccagtaaaaatCCAAGCATACATTCAAgttaaaacaaagattaaaagTGATCATTTAAATCCAGCACCATGGACAGAGAAAACCACATTTAATGGTCACACATGACCTGACATTAACAGGCATGGCCTCTGTACTTTATAcaaattatattgtatatatgaaaaacataaagcaaagcCCTGAAtgctgtatttctgttttggttttaaaacagtaaaacaaaataaccacactgtttatatgttattttgatttggttttaaaatggaataaccaaagaactaACGGTACATGGATTTCACCTGATTGACGCAGATACCAAATAATGAATTATCTTCAATTTAGAAATCCCTCGTTTTACCAGATACGACACaatccagttgcttccctaaatcctttagtgacgcagtttcctcacctgctgcacggaattcactaagatgtcaacaatgattagtgcatgtccagaactggtgcagaccgcccttatttaaatgagcgttttgtacGTGTTGTGTTGAACACTGCGGGAAAACATGAGTACGcggaagccaaaataacaatgtgaagcagcagaattggaggtgtccataaagtaaacaaataaaaaaaatggatggattacaACAGATAGATATAAATAGATATTAAttattcatcccgcagtggAGAAATGTGCGTGGATGTGACTGAGTGCATGCGCGCAGCTGATCGCGTGCgtgcagcgatgatctctgcgtgtgtgtttgcacctgttattcagtcgtactattttctggcactaaaactatcaccgcaaacagttccagatttcattaATCACATTGCTCCCCCTGCatacatttcctcctcccatatttttgctccccctcaAAGATCCGCCTACGATGCATATTCATTAGGAGGAAACGCACTAAATGGATTAAGAAGCACCGCAGCAGCACACTCCTGATTCACTGGgctttgtaccccttattagcgaGTGGAGTaatgtttgcacacattttaacacCACTAAACCTTTAATGAACCCGCCCCTCAATCAGTATTTCCACTCACTCATACCGTTCCAGACAGTGTAATCATGACAAAACAGTTACTGTGATTAGGATTTAACTATAGCGCATTCCTCTGCGCAAACATGAAACGAGCCACTCTTCAAAACCAATGGATATTAATGAAGTTGATGTATGATGTGAGACAGCTGACATCTTGTAGACATTAAAGCATATTAGTACGAGGGGAGGGATGAAGAAAAGCCAATAAACTGGACTGAGCGCTGATACTTGACCTGCACCGAACATTCTgccaaaaaaaatccacttGATTGAGGCTAACAAATGTTCATTATTATTGGCATGTGACTGAGAAACGTGCAGGAAAAGCAGCATTTGAGGATGTTAACGGAGCCAAACCACAGTCTGtgagaagtttaaaaaaaaaaaaaagtaccctGCCTTTCTCATGCACTCACAGAATAAGAGGCAGGGAAACATTTTTGTTGATATGAAACTGTTTCAACATGCATTCCCATGTGTTGATATGTCAGAAATAACATCTGTAGCTTTGGGAGTTGTTCTAAGAATGAGACAATGAGCATTAAACACGATTCGACTTCAAAAATAAACCCCAACAGTTTTGAACGTGGTTGGTTTTCTTGCGGCGTGTCCGGATGaacaggaaaaacaacaaaaccacagccACTAATCCATCCGTGCCTCTGCTGAACAAACTCTGCTTGCTGTAGTTAACGCAGCATGCACAGTAATCATGCTCCAGATGTGATATTccatgtagttttttttcctctaaatattatttgcatttgaaacaaaatgatgacaatcCCAAGTGTTTGTGGCTGAGTCTTTCTGCCAGCGCCGTCAGCCGTAGGTTACAAGAGACCAGCGTTCTTTGTCATcttcgttttgtttatttaaaataatcccATTTCAATGCGTCGTGAACAAAGGCATCGTCAGCCTCTGATGCTACTGCCAGGCTTCTACATTCTCAGTCAGGAGCTGTACCAGAGGTCCCAACAATTCTTTGAGCcacacaagtaaaaaataaagaaaatacataaaaatttaACCAATCAAAAagttttttggagatttttacTGTTTCTTCATGTTaaagattgtgttttttttctttttgcttatTATATAACACCATGTCTGTGAACCAGTGGAAAATTGACAGGAAATTTTGCATCTTAAGTTTAGTTAAAATGTCATTACGAttttcattacagattttaaaatataaagcagtAATTCTCACATGGAGCAACGTGATGCCACTATAGCCTTGGGGAATgttgagagaggaaaattaacggACTAAAGTAttaaaataggattttaaaataaataattttttttagttacaaatgataatcataatattgacgatggaaattattttttttttatattaaattcaGTTCAACAAAAGTCATCTAAAAGTgctttcaaaatttcaaattggtaataaaaaagaaaaaacccaacaaatccacatgaccAAGCATAAGCGACAGTCGGAAGAACCAACTCCCCTCtaacactttttcttttagaacatgaactgaaacgGCAAGAGTCAGTATtgattatattatataaaataataaataaaatgtgtgtaatcgcacattttctctcattatgctctataactGTTTTTTAATAGTATTCTGTGGGGCTAGTTCAATTCAGAAACAACATAAAGGGGTACTTTTATAAAGCACACatgagtttatgcattttaattCTTAAATTACGATTATCTCAACCGCATATTTGACgttattaatgtttctaaaTACATGCAGACAATGAGATGTAATCAATGTGTATGAGatgtcttacacatacacacacaacatcTTATTGGACATAACTTCCAGAAAA
This is a stretch of genomic DNA from Gouania willdenowi chromosome 2, fGouWil2.1, whole genome shotgun sequence. It encodes these proteins:
- the LOC114477215 gene encoding collagen alpha-1(VIII) chain-like, with translation MGAAPLHFLYQLAALSHLCLLHLAQGGAYYGPKQPSSPVQPLPQHNKAFPQQQFAGNEMSHLPYSKDVRPLPQYGNEFPQLLLQKGKERPLNPGKGHTYPRVSKGPPPFGAGFEGQREGAQGIQGPPGPAGPHGPPGIPGQGMPGLPGKPGPPGPQGYPGIGKPGVPGLPGKPGGPGFQGPQGDSGLRGVEGPTGPPGPPGFPGPTGLPGMSRPGGQGLPGPPGAHGEPGQKGLFGPPGPPGPKGEKGLQLPGLPGLRGPSGPPGSPGIVGVQGIGKPGMNGLPGQPGLPGKPGFPGEPGSVGLNGERGPPGPTGMPGIGKPGADGSKGPPGKSGEKGEHGPIGLPGSTGLPGYGKPGFPGPHGEKGHTGLPGPMGPKGDKGVTGPPGVIGVTGLSGTPGPPGAIGFPGSLGFPGPKGENGEKGLKGIPGTKGDIGLSGLPGLIGKPGGGGLTGPRGFQGPVGPKGESGVKGLPGAPGTQGIPGTKGDSGHPGEKGHQGPQGIPGLGGPGGPIGPPGMPGRKGETGSPGKPGHPGDGNRGPAGEVGPQGSPGPSGPPGLPGRAGQPGPPGPPGIPALSPDLGKILPVSGPYRGQKQPMSGGGFGGMGLEMPAFTAKLTNPFPLVGSPVVFDQLLYNGNQDYNPATGMMTCSTSGVYYIAYHVHCKGGNVWVALMKNYEPVMYTYDECKKGSLDQASGSAVLLLREGDTVHIQLPSEQAAGLYAGQYVHSTFSGFLLYPM